One window from the genome of Penaeus monodon isolate SGIC_2016 chromosome 4, NSTDA_Pmon_1, whole genome shotgun sequence encodes:
- the LOC119572606 gene encoding LOW QUALITY PROTEIN: uncharacterized protein LOC119572606 (The sequence of the model RefSeq protein was modified relative to this genomic sequence to represent the inferred CDS: deleted 1 base in 1 codon) — MTKRFTIGGQKVRDPKWIESVTQPEEDSIIKTSFVYRCVVESHTDTFNGQVCNKLIILHHSLAHPTLTPFVLGYQYTPIMVFSVTLGLGISTSTSTIESKSKYKYKYKYMYFVGSQCQFVQSFAASRARMAALFQVLAVALLFAYASSQLYREPELWQDAYVSEISDQSDADVLDDPDILALLAAEDEEDEDDSEDEDDDPLEHFVDVLRKLKHEEGIDEDVISLLLSELEDEDEEQESEAESGEEQVARELRREKRSPARRSSSRSSSSRSRGSGWFGRRSSSSSSSSSSSSSGSSSSRSSGGWFRRSSSSGSSSRSGSSSSGSSSSSSGSSSSTGTSNTGGGSYGWNTGNNRGTATGATGAGVATGVSTGTSGTRPGYPTQPGYPSQPYNPNPGYPSGTVPHSGYPTGSQPASGYPTGTNPVSGGTRPGTGYPAGPQPAPGYPTGTQPGSGSTRARIPDWDTARFWVPWKHATCCRYPSGPQPVPGYPGSTRPFGGYPGYPGSTGFSTGYGYGGYPATGYSAGGYSSGGYATGFPAAGYAAGGFAGYPAGGFPMPKRKKSKKEKVKEVVNKAVTGYLAHKAAKKNKFLNPSHIHGFGHGRGGGFHGMGGKLGAGALGGLAVGKTAKTLLGAYMKMKIAKYALKFGAEAAKAYFHYKLHRDLDDYTINKFIHRYHQQRVSRFGRRRYHNNHREKPDSDEAAANITLGEFCYRPCMPNDTRICQFTFEVHLYQTLSRACYKCPSNATDCDRPECVAGDGTRRMVTAVNKGIPGPSIQVCVGDKVLVDVLNDMPSTAVTLHWHGLTMGPSFAVPRAEKTPFMDGTPGITQCPVGPSSGFRYSFIASNPGTHFWHAQTGLERGDGVFGPLIVHQSHEKDPYQKLSQHIMTINDWFHSSTQSKYVLRQHSNQEAKPRSILINGRGPQKHDADEVARVPYSKFIVANDTRYRMRVINAAVTNCPVTVTVDSHDFVLLAADGSLVSPMNTTSLLIYPGERYDVLIAAEQQPSPDGGVFWVRVQGGNDCGHLQQYAILQYLPTNFSFAEAPPTVPPQTTPTPKTPPAPGSQDFSGACGTEGQRCVTGLRSPADLPASLQVTKANTTLYLAFSSKQIHNENFYSILLYDIYEETDPSKRLATPQINHLSFRAPPIPLLVNHRPLRSENCSSEGVRRGHCTADFCECLHVLQAPIGAVVDLVLIGEGPANGTSQAVHLHGFKFWVLSQVAAEDVPTPTLTTTTTTTTTTTTTTPSPNDDSEDSVDIPPVGDEYLSRDKVMQLDAEGKLKRYVLDPVAKDTVTIPPGGYTIVRIVAENPGFWMLESQVLFNAMAGQSLILQVGNTADFPKPSKDFPTC, encoded by the exons ATGACCAAAAGGTTCACTATTGGAGGCCAGAAAGTGAGAGATCCGAAG TGGATAGAGTCAGTTACACAGCCTGAAGAAGACTCGATAATAAAGACTTCATTCGTGTACCGTTGTGTTGTGGAATCGCACACCGACACTTTCAACGGTCAA GTATGCAATAAACTGATCATTCTCCATCATTCTCTagcccaccccaccctcacccccttcgtGCTTGGCTACCAGTATACACCCATCATGGTCTTCTCTGT TACTTTGGGTCTAGGTATAAGTACAAGTACAAGTACCATCGAATCCAAGTCCAAGTACAAGTACAAGTACAAGTACATGtactt CGTTGGCTCTCAGTGccagtttgttcagtccttcgcTGCCTCCCGTGCCAGGATGGCGGCGCTCTTCCAGGTCCTAGCAGTGGCTCTCCTCTTCGCCTATGCTTCTTCCCAGCTTTATCGAG AACCAGAGCTCTGGCAAGACGCTTATGTCAGCGAGATCAGTGACCAGAGCGACGCCGACGTTCTCGACGACCCAGACATTCTGGCCTTGCTGGCAGCTGAAGacgaggaagacgaagacgacaGTGAGGATGAGGACGACGACCCTCTGGAGCATTTTGTCGACGTCTTGAGGAAACTGAAGCATGAGGAGGGGATTGACGAAGACGTGATCTCGCTCCTGCTTTCGGAACTcgaagacgaggacgaggaaCAGGAAAGTGAAGCAGAAAGCGGAGAGGAACAAGTCGCACGCGAgctaaggagggagaagaggtccCCTGCGAGAAGAAGCTCGAGTAGATCGTCTTCCTCTCGATCGAGAGGAAGTGGGTGGTTCGGCAGGAGGTCCAGCAGTTCGTCGTcgtccagcagcagcagcagcagcggaagcagcagcagcagaagttcTGGCGGATGGTTCAGAAGAAGCAGCTCTTCTGGTAGCAGCAGCAGAAGTGGAAGTAGCAGCAgtggtagcagcagtagcagcagtggaAGTAGCAGCAGCACTGGTACAAGCAACACCGGAGGAGGCTCATATGGATGGAACACTGGAAACAACCGAGGCACTGCCACGGGTGCAACAGGAGCTGGGGTTGCAACAGGTGTCTCCACTGGCACTTCGGGTACAAGGCCTGGCTACCCCACGCAGCCAGGATACCCCTCGCAACCTTACAATCCTAATCCAGGCTATCCAAGCGGCACAGTCCCTCACAGTGGCTACCCAACGGGATCCCAACCTGCCTCTGGATATCCAACTGGAACAAATCCCGTTTCTGGAGGTACGAGGCCTGGCACAGGATACCCTGCTGGGCCTCAGCCCGCGCCGGGATATCCGACTGGGACACAACCGGGCTCTGG ATCAACCCGTGCCCGGATACCCGACTGGGACACAGCCCGGTTTTGGGTACCCTGGAAACACGCGACCTGTTGCAGATACCCATCTGGCCCTCAGCCCGTGCCAGGATATCCAGGAAGTACTCGGCCGTTCGGAGGCTACCCGGGCTATCCAGGCAGCACAGGCTTTTCCACTGGGTATGGGTACGGAGGATATCCTGCAACAGGCTATTCCGCGGGAGGCTACTCCTCAGGGGGATACGCCACCGGGTTCCCCGCCGCCGGCTATGCAGCGGGGGGATTCGCCGGCTATCCTGCAGGAGGGTTCCCGATGCCCAAGAGGAAGAAgtcgaagaaggagaaggtgaaggaggtggTGAACAAGGCCGTCACCGGCTACCTCGCGCACAAGGCCGCCAAGAAGAACAAGTTCCTCAACCCTTCGCACATCCACGGCTTCGGCCACGGGCGCGGCGGAGGCTTCCACGGGATGGGCGGCAAGCTCGGCGCGGGCGCCTTGGGCGGGCTCGCCGTCGGCAAGACCGCCAAGACGCTCCTGGGCGCCTACATGAAGATGAAGATCGCCAAGTACGCCCTCAAGTTCGGAGCCGAGGCCGCCAAGGCTTACTTCCACTACAAGCTCCAC AGGGATCTCGACGACTACACCATCAACAAGTTCATCCACAGGTACCACCAGCAGCGCGTCAGCAGGTTCGGCCGACGCCGCTACCACAACAACCACCGCGAGAAGCCCGACTCCGACGAGGCGGCCGCCAACATCACGCTGG GTGAATTCTGTTACCGACCTTGCATGCCCAACGACACTCGCATTTGCCAGTTCACATTTGAGGTTCATCTCTACCAGACCTTATCTAG GGCGTGCTACAAATGTCCCAGCAACGCCACCGACTGCGACAGACCCGAGTGTGTGGCCGGGGACGGGACGCGCAGGATGGTCACGGCGGTGAACAAGGGCATTCCAGGACCGTCTATTCAG GTGTGCGTCGGCGACAAGGTTCTCGTGGACGTCCTGAACGACATGCCGTCCACAGCCGTCACTCTCCACTGGCACGGTCTAACGATGGGCCCCTCCTTCGCCGTGCCCCGAGCCGAGAAGACGCCCTTCATGGACGGCACTCCGGGCATCACGCAGTGCCCAGTGGGTCCCTCGTCCGGGTTCAGGTACTCCTTCATTGCTTCCAATCCCGGCACTCACTTCTGGCACGCGCAGACag GTCTTGAACGCGGCGACGGTGTGTTCGGCCCACTCATTGTGCATCAGTCACATGAAAAGGATCCTTACCAGAAACTGTCACAACATATCATGACG ATCAATGACTGGTTCCACTCCTCGACGCAGTCCAAGTATGTCCTCCGTCAGCACAGCAACCAGGAGGCCAAACCCCGGTCCATCCTGATCAACGGCCGGGGTCCCCAGAAG CACGACGCGGATGAAGTCGCTCGAGTTCCATACTCAAAATTCATTGTGGCTAATG acaCCCGCTACCGCATGCGGGTCATCAACGCTGCGGTGACCAACTGCCCCGTGACTGTGACGGTGGACAGCCACGACTTCGTTCTCCTCGCGGCGGACGGCAGCCTTGTGTCGCCCATGAACACCACCTCGCTCCTCATCTATCCAG gaGAGAGATACGACGTGCTGATCGCTGCGGAGCAACAGCCATCTCCTGACGGCGGTGTCTTCTGGGTGCGCGTGCAGGGAGGGAACGACTGTGGCCACCTTCAGCAGTACGCAATTCTCCAGTACCTGCCCACCAACTTTTCCTTTGCCGAAGCTCCGCCCACCGTTCCTCCGCAGACCACGCCCACTCCCAAAACACCACCTGCGCCGGGATCG CAAGACTTCAGCGGGGCATGTGGCACCGAAGGGCAGCGTTGCGTCACTGGTCTGAGGTCACCCGCGGATCTGCCCGCCTCCCTTCAGGTCACCAAAGCCAATACTACTCTCTACCTCGCCTTCTCGTCGAAACAAATTCACAACGAGAATTTCTACTCCATTCTCCTCTATGATATCTATGAAG AGACCGACCCTTCGAAGAGACTGGCAACGCCCCAGATCAACCACCTGAGCTTCCGCGCTCCGCCCATCCCCCTCCTGGTCAACCACCGCCCACTCAGGTCCGAGAACTGCAGCAGCGAGGGCGTGAGGCGAGGGCACTGCACCGCCGACTTCTGCGAGTGCCTCCACGTCCTGCAAGCTCCAATTGGGGCCGTCGTGGACCTCGTGCTCATCGGAGAGG GACCCGCCAATGGGACTTCCCAGGCGGTGCATCTCCACGGCTTCAAGTTCTGGGTCCTGTCTCAGGTGGCGGCCGAAGACGTGCCCACGCCCACCTTGACGACCACGACCACCACAACGACTACGACCACCACAACGACCCCATCCCCCAACGACGATTCAGAGGACAGCGTGGACATTCCTCCTGTAGGCGACGAGTACCTCTCACGGGATAAGGTGATGCAACTGGACGCGGAGGGGAAGCTGAAGCGGTACGTGTTGGACCCCGTGGCCAAGGATACCGTCACTATCCCGCCAGGAGGGTACACCATTGTCAGGATCGTCGCCGAGAATCCCG GATTCTGGATGCTTGAGAGTCAGGTCCTCTTCAATGCAATGGCGGGCCAGAGCCTCATCTTGCAAGTCGGCAACACTGCAGATTTCCCTAAACCATCAAAAGACTTCCCCACGTGTTAA
- the LOC119572605 gene encoding histone-lysine N-methyltransferase SETMAR-like translates to MDFLAKGTAITEPYYDSLLQKLREAIKTKGLGMLTKGVCLLQGNAPVHNSLIAHLEARSCGYDNLPHPPYSLDLAPCDFHLFPSIKSFLEGKRVQDDETLISEVTSWLQTQPADFY, encoded by the coding sequence ATGGATTTCTTGGCAAAAGGTACTGCGATTACAGAACCTTATTACGATTcgctgctacagaaattgcgggaggctatcaaGACTAAGGGGcttggaatgttgaccaaaggtgtctgtCTCCTACAAGGcaacgcccctgttcacaactctctcATTGCCCATTTGGAAGCacggtcctgtggctacgacaaccttcctcatcctccttattctcttgaCCTTGCACCCTGTgattttcacctctttccgtccattAAGTCATTTTTGGAGGGCAAACGTGTCCAAGATGATGAGACcttgatttctgaagtcacttcatggcttcaaacgcaacctgCGGACTTCTACTAG